The following are encoded in a window of Gemmatimonadales bacterium genomic DNA:
- a CDS encoding ATP-binding cassette domain-containing protein, whose protein sequence is MDSDVVIAAAALTRRFDALVAVDRLDLQVRRGVIFGLLGPNGAGKTTTIKMLTTLLPPTSGSAWVAGFEVSARPRDVRRHIGYVPQLVSADGGLTGRENLTLSAKLYRIPRGERPQRIGAALDFMGLAAAADQLVRTYSGGMIRRLELAQAMLHQPTVLFLDEPTVGLDPLARRAVWERLEELRGQRGTAILITTHDMEEADALCDELGIMHQGRVAALGTPEALKDGIGAGATLDDVFAQIAGGTIEAGGSYRDVHRTRSTARRLN, encoded by the coding sequence ATGGATTCCGACGTCGTCATCGCCGCCGCCGCGCTCACGCGGCGCTTCGACGCGCTGGTGGCGGTGGATCGCCTCGACCTCCAGGTGCGCCGCGGCGTGATCTTCGGTCTTCTCGGGCCCAACGGCGCCGGCAAGACCACCACGATCAAGATGCTCACGACGCTGCTCCCGCCGACGTCGGGCTCGGCCTGGGTGGCGGGATTCGAGGTGTCCGCCCGCCCGCGCGACGTGCGGCGCCACATCGGCTACGTGCCGCAGCTGGTATCGGCCGACGGGGGGCTCACCGGCCGGGAGAACCTCACCCTGTCGGCGAAGCTGTACCGCATTCCGCGCGGCGAGCGCCCGCAGCGGATCGGCGCGGCGCTCGACTTCATGGGTCTCGCGGCCGCGGCCGACCAGCTGGTTCGCACGTACTCCGGGGGGATGATCCGGCGGCTGGAGCTGGCCCAGGCGATGCTGCACCAGCCGACGGTGCTGTTCCTGGACGAGCCGACCGTCGGGCTGGACCCGCTCGCCCGCCGCGCCGTGTGGGAGCGGCTCGAGGAGCTGAGAGGCCAGCGCGGCACGGCCATTCTGATCACCACCCACGACATGGAAGAGGCCGACGCCCTGTGCGACGAGCTCGGGATCATGCACCAGGGGCGGGTCGCGGCCCTGGGCACGCCGGAGGCGCTGAAGGACGGGATCGGCGCGGGCGCGACGCTCGACGACGTGTTCGCGCAGATCGCCGGGGGGACCATCGAGGCCGGAGGCAGTTACCGTGACGTCCATCGCACGCGCAGCACCGCCCGCCGCCTCAACTGA
- a CDS encoding DUF1801 domain-containing protein, protein MTPPRGKPHKAAASRPHSPEDWLASLPPAAAAELSRVRDVVRRHLPAGYEEAVSGNLLVYQVPLDRYPDAGRPLWYAALGAPKSYLTLHLMGVYASRELSERLRAGFRAAGKKLAMGKACVRFHKADDLAIGTIGEIVAAVPLEKWLAVARAARRK, encoded by the coding sequence GTGACCCCGCCGCGCGGCAAGCCCCACAAGGCGGCGGCGAGCCGGCCTCACAGCCCCGAGGACTGGCTCGCCTCCCTGCCGCCCGCCGCCGCCGCCGAGCTGTCGCGGGTCCGCGACGTGGTGCGCCGCCACCTTCCGGCCGGCTACGAGGAGGCGGTGAGCGGCAACCTCCTCGTCTACCAGGTGCCGCTCGATCGCTACCCCGACGCCGGCCGGCCGCTGTGGTATGCCGCGCTCGGCGCTCCGAAGAGCTACCTCACGCTGCACCTGATGGGCGTGTACGCGAGCCGGGAGCTGAGCGAGCGGTTGCGTGCGGGCTTCCGCGCGGCCGGCAAGAAGCTCGCCATGGGCAAGGCCTGCGTCCGGTTCCACAAGGCCGACGACCTGGCCATCGGCACCATCGGTGAGATCGTGGCCGCCGTCCCGCTCGAGAAGTGGCTCGCGGTCGCGAGGGCCGCGCGCCGCAAGTGA
- a CDS encoding ABC transporter permease: MTSIARAAPPAASTDGGLVLDFARQSVAIAEVEVRKLSRDPTELLTRAVQPALWLVVFGQVFTRVRAIPTGELSYIEFMAPGVLAQSVLFSAIFFGIAAIWERDLGIIHKLLVSPAYRGALVMGKALSAGLRGLTQAVIVYLLALVMGVHLRFSPLALLAVAAIVMLGSALFATFSLIVACVVKTRERFMGIGQVLTMPLFFASNAIYPLSIMPAWLRLVARANPLTYLVDALRGLMVRGGHAVFGAGPDVAVQAGVFAVLLAIAARLYPGLVR, translated from the coding sequence GTGACGTCCATCGCACGCGCAGCACCGCCCGCCGCCTCAACTGACGGGGGCCTGGTCCTCGACTTCGCGCGGCAGAGCGTCGCCATCGCCGAGGTCGAGGTCCGCAAGCTCTCGCGCGACCCGACCGAGCTGCTGACGCGCGCCGTCCAGCCGGCGCTGTGGCTGGTGGTGTTCGGCCAGGTGTTCACCCGCGTGCGCGCCATTCCCACCGGCGAGCTGAGCTACATCGAGTTCATGGCGCCCGGGGTGCTCGCGCAGAGCGTCCTGTTCAGCGCCATCTTCTTCGGCATCGCGGCCATCTGGGAGCGGGACCTCGGCATCATCCACAAGCTGCTGGTGAGCCCGGCGTACCGCGGGGCGCTGGTGATGGGCAAGGCGCTCTCCGCCGGCCTCCGGGGCCTGACGCAGGCCGTGATCGTCTACCTGCTGGCCCTGGTGATGGGCGTCCACCTGCGGTTCTCGCCGCTGGCCCTGCTCGCGGTCGCGGCCATCGTGATGCTGGGGTCGGCCCTGTTCGCGACCTTCTCGCTGATCGTGGCCTGCGTCGTGAAGACGCGCGAGCGGTTCATGGGCATCGGGCAGGTGCTCACCATGCCGCTGTTCTTCGCCAGCAACGCGATCTACCCGCTGTCCATCATGCCCGCGTGGCTGCGGCTGGTGGCCCGCGCCAACCCGCTCACCTACCTCGTGGACGCGCTGCGCGGCCTGATGGTCCGCGGCGGGCACGCGGTGTTCGGCGCGGGTCCCGACGTCGCCGTGCAGGCCGGCGTGTTCGCCGTGCTGCTCGCGATCGCGGCCCGGCTCTACCCGGGGCTGGTGCGGTGA